The following proteins are co-located in the Lacticaseibacillus paracasei subsp. paracasei genome:
- a CDS encoding DEAD/DEAH box helicase — protein MTIATPFQKRWQAAGYTEQTPIQTAVYQPLKADEDVVGLAPTGSGKTLAFGLPLLEKMVPGDGLQLLILAPSQELAIQTRDVLTPYAKDIGITVQGVIGSANVKRQLDRLKEKPEVVVATAGRLLELIQSRKLKLDGLQTLVVDEADEMLRDPGFDQVREIAAAAPAEAQLAFFSATPSPYFKELHKWFGKTPDIIDVRAIDRTRGEVRHLFLQTDRAHQVDWLRTLAHTDGFKALVFFNQNSSLERVAGILRHQAVRFAVLSREGRQTVRQKALTDFRRGRITLLLVTDMAGRGLDIPKLPAVVNFEPPKRAEVYIHRAGRTGRMGEAGLVVTLGDDHDRRDLSKLVPQYHIHRGYMSEGKLVDTPPAKKVSEASAPTTVEKPASPVAKQQPVKPEVAQEPAVRPRRKHKKHRLRDQRNKGKHKDNA, from the coding sequence GTGACAATTGCAACCCCGTTCCAAAAACGCTGGCAAGCAGCCGGCTATACTGAACAGACGCCGATTCAAACCGCCGTGTATCAACCGCTGAAAGCCGATGAAGATGTTGTTGGGCTTGCTCCAACAGGCTCAGGGAAAACATTAGCTTTTGGCTTACCACTACTTGAAAAAATGGTACCAGGCGATGGCTTACAACTCTTAATTTTGGCACCATCACAAGAGTTGGCGATTCAAACCCGTGATGTGCTCACACCTTACGCCAAAGATATTGGTATCACCGTGCAAGGCGTTATTGGCTCGGCGAATGTCAAACGTCAGCTTGATAGGCTAAAAGAAAAGCCAGAAGTCGTTGTTGCAACGGCGGGTCGCTTATTGGAACTGATTCAGTCGCGTAAGTTGAAACTTGATGGGTTGCAAACGCTGGTCGTTGATGAAGCTGATGAAATGTTGCGTGATCCAGGATTTGATCAGGTTCGAGAGATTGCGGCAGCAGCACCCGCGGAAGCACAATTGGCCTTTTTCTCGGCCACGCCAAGTCCTTATTTTAAGGAGCTGCATAAGTGGTTTGGTAAAACACCAGACATCATTGATGTTCGGGCAATTGATCGAACCCGTGGCGAAGTCAGGCATCTGTTTTTGCAGACGGATCGGGCGCATCAGGTTGATTGGTTACGCACCTTAGCCCATACCGATGGCTTCAAAGCCTTGGTCTTCTTCAATCAAAATTCGTCCTTGGAACGCGTGGCGGGGATCTTGCGTCATCAGGCGGTTCGCTTTGCAGTCTTGTCACGCGAAGGCCGGCAAACGGTTCGACAGAAGGCATTGACTGATTTTCGGCGCGGACGAATCACGCTCTTGCTGGTGACCGATATGGCAGGGCGCGGATTGGATATTCCTAAGTTGCCGGCTGTGGTAAACTTTGAACCACCGAAGCGCGCGGAAGTTTACATTCATCGGGCTGGGCGGACTGGCCGGATGGGTGAAGCAGGTCTGGTTGTGACCTTGGGGGATGATCATGATCGCCGCGACCTCAGCAAGCTGGTACCGCAGTATCATATTCATCGCGGCTATATGTCTGAGGGCAAGCTTGTGGACACGCCGCCAGCTAAAAAAGTGTCCGAGGCGTCGGCACCAACGACGGTTGAAAAGCCTGCATCGCCAGTCGCCAAGCAGCAGCCAGTTAAGCCAGAAGTGGCGCAAGAACCAGCTGTTCGTCCGCGCCGCAAGCATAAGAAACATCGCCTGCGAGATCAGCGGAATAAAGGCAAGCACAAGGATAACGCATAA
- a CDS encoding PTS lactose/cellobiose transporter subunit IIA, whose product MQHQMYDEDKGAVMVSMKAEQMAAMMTLMSAAGDAENATMTAIDEAKAGHAERSRKLLKQADAKLKQAHQAQTQMLTYEARGEKVDVTLLMVHSQDHLMSAMTIRRLADEIIDLYQQVQARK is encoded by the coding sequence ATGCAGCATCAGATGTATGATGAAGATAAGGGGGCAGTCATGGTGAGTATGAAGGCAGAACAAATGGCTGCCATGATGACATTGATGAGCGCTGCCGGTGATGCGGAAAATGCAACCATGACGGCGATTGACGAAGCCAAGGCCGGCCATGCTGAGCGCAGCCGTAAGCTGTTGAAGCAGGCAGATGCCAAGTTGAAGCAAGCTCATCAAGCTCAGACCCAGATGCTGACGTATGAAGCACGAGGCGAAAAAGTTGACGTGACATTATTGATGGTGCACAGTCAGGATCATCTAATGAGTGCGATGACCATTCGCCGGCTTGCCGATGAGATTATTGATCTTTATCAGCAAGTGCAGGCGCGTAAATAA
- a CDS encoding DUF3284 domain-containing protein: protein MKIEKTLQTPAAFLYSKIIAPVQADIAAANNQQVAAAELGGYAYRKQFPDGEWAKVKVTKNVIDREFAMLTITRFSRFKVRYLITPLNANASQVRVSETVQPVNWAAQLKQMVTELLVGNKRRRNYGRMLDSIERSYMTA from the coding sequence ATGAAAATCGAAAAAACATTACAGACACCAGCAGCTTTTTTATATAGCAAGATTATTGCGCCCGTACAAGCTGATATTGCGGCGGCTAACAATCAACAGGTTGCGGCGGCAGAACTCGGTGGTTATGCTTATCGCAAGCAATTTCCAGATGGCGAGTGGGCCAAAGTTAAGGTTACTAAGAATGTGATTGATCGTGAATTTGCGATGTTGACTATCACCCGTTTCTCGCGGTTCAAGGTCCGGTACCTGATCACGCCGTTAAATGCCAATGCCAGCCAAGTCCGCGTCAGTGAAACCGTGCAGCCGGTTAACTGGGCGGCGCAATTGAAGCAAATGGTGACCGAATTATTGGTCGGCAACAAACGCCGCCGTAATTACGGCCGGATGTTAGATTCGATTGAGCGGTCGTATATGACGGCTTAG
- the recQ gene encoding DNA helicase RecQ, whose translation MIAPQAETILKEKFGYDHFRAGQNQAISRVLAGESTLVVMPTGGGKSLCYQIPAMLLSGLTLVVSPLIALMKDQVDALNDNGIPAAFINSTLDYQEIADRLDQARSGRIKLLYVAPERFDTDWFVQRLGSTDISLFAIDEAHCISQWGHDFRPSYLNLANVAAQLPSQPPVIALTATATPRVAQDICQRLAIPADGMINTGFERSNLSFKVVRDQDEDRYLLDYLKLNVDQAGIIYASTRKEVDRLYTFLAHKKLPVAKYHAGMSEAQRAANQEDFLFDRKPIMIATNAFGMGIDKSNVRFVIHAQIPKDVESYYQEAGRAGRDGLPSEAILLFKPQDLQVQRFFIDQSEGDDEHKQRQYEKLKMMERYANTDQCLQQFILNYFGQNGTKPCGRCSNCLDDRESVDVTVDAQKVLSCVVRLHERFGKGVVAQVLAGAHNQRVLSFHLDQLSTYGLMSSRRQRDITTFIDFLTAGGYLETRGGQYPTLGLTAKGAEVLRGQAQVFQKTAQKAEQHLEVDDTVFQELRSTRRQLAEQQHLPPYMIFSDKTLKAIGSAMPQSLDELMAVKGVGQAKLDKYGQIFLDVLQAIKAKA comes from the coding sequence ATGATTGCGCCGCAAGCGGAGACAATTTTAAAGGAAAAATTTGGCTATGATCATTTTCGTGCTGGTCAAAATCAGGCCATCAGTCGCGTTTTGGCTGGTGAAAGCACGCTGGTTGTGATGCCAACAGGCGGCGGGAAATCGTTGTGTTATCAGATTCCAGCGATGTTGTTGTCGGGATTGACGCTCGTGGTGTCGCCGCTCATCGCGTTGATGAAGGATCAGGTGGATGCGCTGAACGATAACGGGATTCCGGCGGCTTTCATTAATAGTACCCTTGATTATCAAGAGATTGCTGATCGCCTTGACCAAGCAAGAAGTGGTCGGATTAAATTGTTATATGTTGCCCCAGAACGGTTTGACACGGATTGGTTTGTGCAACGGCTTGGCAGCACCGATATTTCGTTATTTGCAATTGATGAAGCCCATTGTATTTCTCAATGGGGTCACGATTTTCGTCCGAGTTATTTGAATCTGGCGAATGTGGCGGCTCAATTGCCTTCACAGCCACCGGTCATTGCCTTGACCGCAACGGCTACACCGCGAGTTGCGCAGGATATTTGCCAGCGACTGGCGATTCCTGCTGACGGGATGATTAATACTGGTTTTGAGCGAAGTAATCTGAGCTTCAAGGTCGTACGCGATCAGGATGAAGATCGGTATCTACTAGATTACCTGAAACTGAATGTCGATCAGGCAGGCATCATCTATGCCAGCACCCGTAAAGAAGTTGACCGTTTGTATACCTTTTTGGCACATAAGAAGTTGCCTGTGGCCAAATATCACGCGGGCATGAGTGAAGCGCAGCGTGCTGCTAATCAGGAAGATTTTTTGTTTGATCGCAAACCAATTATGATTGCAACGAATGCGTTCGGCATGGGTATTGATAAAAGCAACGTGCGGTTTGTCATTCACGCCCAGATTCCCAAAGATGTCGAATCGTATTATCAAGAAGCCGGTCGAGCTGGTCGTGATGGCTTGCCGAGTGAGGCAATTTTGCTGTTTAAGCCGCAAGATCTCCAGGTTCAGCGGTTCTTCATCGATCAATCCGAAGGCGATGACGAGCACAAACAGCGGCAATATGAGAAGCTGAAAATGATGGAACGGTATGCGAACACAGATCAGTGTTTACAACAGTTTATTTTGAACTATTTCGGTCAAAACGGGACAAAACCATGTGGTCGGTGTTCGAATTGTTTGGATGACCGGGAATCAGTGGATGTTACGGTTGATGCGCAGAAGGTCTTATCTTGTGTGGTTCGCTTGCATGAACGTTTTGGCAAAGGCGTTGTGGCACAAGTGCTGGCGGGGGCCCACAATCAGCGGGTATTGTCGTTTCATTTAGATCAATTGTCAACTTATGGGCTGATGAGCAGTCGTCGTCAACGCGACATTACAACGTTCATAGATTTTCTGACAGCTGGCGGTTATTTAGAAACCCGCGGTGGTCAGTACCCAACTCTGGGCTTAACGGCCAAAGGTGCTGAGGTTCTTCGCGGACAAGCGCAAGTATTCCAGAAGACGGCGCAAAAAGCCGAGCAGCATCTCGAAGTCGACGACACTGTCTTTCAGGAACTGCGCAGTACTCGGCGACAACTGGCGGAGCAGCAGCATTTACCGCCTTATATGATTTTCTCTGATAAGACGTTGAAGGCAATTGGCAGCGCCATGCCGCAAAGTCTTGATGAGTTGATGGCAGTCAAAGGCGTCGGGCAGGCGAAGTTGGATAAGTATGGCCAAATCTTTTTGGATGTCCTGCAGGCGATTAAGGCCAAGGCTTGA
- a CDS encoding aminopeptidase has product MTLPNFDKSLKQYAELAVDIGVAVKPGDTVYLQIAVDQAKLAQLIVAAAYDRGAAEVQVQWHDDLIKRLDMAHMATSRLYNIPDFIKGQFDYWVDHNAKRITVISADPDNLAGLDPQRIANYQNAFNQAYARLMDAISSMKISWTIIGAASPKWAEKVFPDAETPEEATDKLWTAIFKTTRIDQPDPEAAWKAHDQQLRTKADWLNAEQFDRLHYVAPGTDLVVGLPKHHIWKGAGAYNPRGEEFMANMPTEEVFTAPDFRRIDGTVASTKPLSYSGNILEGMHFTFKNGQVVDAHADRGDAVLQNLLKIPGARSLGEVSLVPDPSPISQSGLIFFNTLYDENASDHMALGQAYPFSVKDGVAKTTDQRTAAGLNQSNTHVDFMMGSADMNIDGIKADGTVVPIFRNGDWA; this is encoded by the coding sequence ATGACATTACCTAACTTTGACAAAAGCCTCAAACAATATGCAGAGCTCGCGGTTGATATTGGCGTCGCCGTGAAACCCGGTGACACGGTTTATTTGCAGATTGCCGTGGATCAGGCCAAACTTGCGCAGTTGATTGTGGCTGCGGCTTATGACCGTGGTGCCGCTGAAGTGCAAGTTCAGTGGCACGATGATCTGATCAAGCGGTTGGACATGGCCCACATGGCAACATCCCGCCTGTACAACATCCCCGATTTCATTAAGGGTCAGTTTGATTACTGGGTCGATCACAATGCCAAACGGATTACTGTGATCTCTGCCGATCCTGACAACCTTGCAGGACTGGATCCACAACGCATCGCTAACTATCAAAATGCCTTCAATCAAGCCTACGCCCGCCTAATGGACGCAATCAGCTCAATGAAGATTAGCTGGACCATCATCGGCGCTGCAAGTCCAAAATGGGCCGAAAAAGTTTTTCCTGATGCCGAGACCCCGGAAGAAGCGACTGATAAACTCTGGACGGCCATTTTCAAAACCACCCGAATTGATCAGCCTGATCCGGAAGCTGCTTGGAAAGCCCATGATCAACAATTGCGAACAAAAGCGGACTGGCTGAATGCTGAGCAGTTCGATCGGCTTCATTATGTCGCGCCGGGTACTGATTTGGTTGTCGGTCTGCCCAAGCACCATATTTGGAAAGGCGCTGGTGCCTATAATCCGCGCGGTGAGGAATTCATGGCCAACATGCCGACTGAGGAAGTCTTCACGGCGCCGGATTTCCGCCGCATTGATGGTACAGTTGCCTCCACTAAACCGCTAAGTTACTCCGGGAATATCCTTGAGGGGATGCATTTTACCTTTAAAAACGGTCAAGTCGTCGATGCCCATGCTGATCGTGGAGATGCGGTATTACAAAACCTGCTAAAGATCCCCGGCGCCCGCTCGCTTGGTGAAGTGTCGCTGGTCCCTGATCCATCCCCGATTTCCCAATCCGGCTTGATTTTCTTCAACACGTTATATGACGAGAACGCCTCTGATCACATGGCGCTCGGACAAGCTTATCCATTCTCCGTCAAAGACGGCGTTGCCAAGACCACCGACCAACGCACCGCGGCTGGCCTCAACCAAAGTAACACGCACGTTGATTTCATGATGGGCTCAGCTGACATGAATATTGACGGCATCAAGGCCGATGGCACCGTCGTTCCGATTTTCCGCAATGGTGACTGGGCTTAG
- a CDS encoding TetR/AcrR family transcriptional regulator, which yields MARKKTITHDQILNAAYDLVVEQGFKSFTARNIAKKMNCSTQPIYLEFKNMAELKQAVMDRIKELLSLKMAKHFTNDPVVDLGLAYINFALENRPLYRAVFVEDHFGVDEMREYAMSTAMRVFDSYEPAQHLNEAQLRNTICGVWIVATGIANLMAPGFIDITRDQMVDILTAVTQDFIVNGRFSDDPRISWFQDAKIAQGY from the coding sequence ATGGCACGAAAGAAAACAATTACGCATGATCAGATTCTCAATGCGGCGTATGACCTTGTTGTGGAACAAGGCTTCAAGAGTTTCACAGCGCGGAATATCGCCAAAAAGATGAACTGCTCAACACAGCCAATTTATTTAGAATTCAAAAACATGGCTGAGCTGAAACAGGCTGTCATGGATCGAATTAAAGAACTACTTTCACTGAAAATGGCAAAGCATTTTACCAACGATCCAGTCGTTGATTTGGGGCTTGCTTATATCAATTTTGCACTTGAAAATCGGCCATTGTATCGCGCCGTTTTTGTGGAAGATCACTTCGGTGTTGATGAAATGCGCGAATATGCGATGAGCACCGCAATGCGCGTATTCGATTCTTACGAACCAGCACAGCACTTGAACGAAGCGCAGTTGCGCAACACGATCTGCGGGGTATGGATCGTTGCAACGGGGATCGCCAATTTAATGGCACCAGGCTTCATTGATATTACACGAGATCAAATGGTTGATATTCTAACGGCTGTGACGCAAGACTTCATTGTTAACGGCCGCTTCTCAGACGACCCGCGCATCTCTTGGTTTCAAGACGCCAAGATCGCTCAGGGATACTAA
- a CDS encoding DUF2252 domain-containing protein, with protein sequence MGSSSDLKDLLRERIAAKYTIDDLKDTGKKIRKTAPIESLAAVSKIDRDPVQFINSVEQNLTKSLLPMRHSRMGASQAAFFRGTAELMAYDLQQGEKSGINLLIDGDAHLQNFGFYASPERNLLFDLNDFDEAQINSFEFDIKRLLTSVYLLGDQQGFDANKLDELVQTDASIYRKTLRDLFKVGALDRFYQSTEVNHLVQAIPGAEDSALLSKFVKKATKRNNDSVIKKYTTTIDGNMRFKDDPPSSVRLDKTTYQAIFDGFTQYRKSTRPDILVLLSEYRITDIIHHSVGIGSFGTNCYLVLLSGLGGSHLVLQVKEALPPRPELIPNTERITLQQEVSQGQRIIASQMILQKASDPFLGWFNVGDKSYYVRQFRDMKGSVDLEELTFPEFQYYTQITTYLLAMAHAQTPQAAVVTGYLDKSFDSAVQRWSKWYLNQVKADYSAFMRAVQTHMLA encoded by the coding sequence ATGGGAAGTTCATCAGACCTAAAAGACCTATTACGCGAACGAATCGCCGCTAAATATACCATTGACGATTTAAAAGATACCGGGAAAAAGATTCGTAAAACCGCACCAATTGAAAGTCTGGCTGCCGTCAGTAAGATTGATCGGGACCCCGTCCAGTTCATTAATAGTGTCGAACAAAACTTAACCAAATCACTGTTGCCTATGCGTCATAGTCGCATGGGCGCTTCGCAGGCAGCTTTTTTTCGCGGCACTGCTGAGTTGATGGCCTATGACTTGCAGCAAGGGGAGAAGTCTGGCATCAATCTGTTAATTGATGGTGACGCTCACTTACAGAATTTCGGTTTCTACGCATCGCCAGAACGCAACCTGCTTTTTGACCTCAACGACTTCGATGAAGCGCAGATCAACAGCTTTGAGTTTGACATCAAGCGTTTGCTGACAAGTGTTTATTTGTTAGGCGACCAACAAGGCTTTGATGCAAATAAATTAGATGAATTGGTACAGACTGATGCATCGATTTATCGTAAAACCTTACGGGATCTTTTCAAGGTTGGTGCATTGGATCGTTTTTATCAGTCCACCGAAGTCAACCATCTTGTGCAGGCGATCCCCGGCGCTGAAGATTCGGCGTTGCTGTCGAAATTTGTGAAAAAGGCGACGAAGCGTAATAATGACTCGGTAATCAAAAAATACACCACAACTATCGATGGTAACATGCGGTTTAAAGACGATCCGCCAAGCTCCGTCAGGTTGGATAAAACGACTTATCAGGCGATCTTTGACGGCTTTACCCAGTATCGTAAGTCCACGCGGCCGGATATTTTGGTGCTACTGAGCGAATATCGGATTACGGACATCATTCATCACAGCGTGGGTATCGGCAGCTTTGGCACGAATTGCTATCTCGTTTTGCTAAGCGGATTAGGTGGCAGCCATCTTGTGCTGCAAGTCAAAGAAGCCTTGCCGCCGCGACCTGAATTAATTCCAAATACGGAACGCATCACGTTACAACAAGAAGTCAGTCAGGGACAGCGGATCATCGCATCCCAGATGATTTTGCAGAAAGCCTCTGATCCATTCCTCGGCTGGTTTAACGTAGGCGATAAAAGCTATTATGTCCGCCAGTTCCGTGATATGAAGGGGTCTGTGGATCTTGAGGAACTGACTTTCCCCGAGTTTCAGTACTACACCCAGATCACCACGTATCTATTGGCAATGGCACACGCTCAGACGCCTCAGGCTGCAGTGGTTACCGGCTATCTCGATAAAAGTTTTGACAGCGCCGTTCAGCGTTGGAGCAAATGGTATCTGAATCAGGTAAAAGCGGATTATTCAGCCTTTATGCGGGCAGTTCAGACGCACATGCTGGCCTGA
- a CDS encoding YihY/virulence factor BrkB family protein codes for MARKQHQKKPPLLSAEQEVAIQSGRAALADLALPRRTKMRVFVKLAINRITESNIGQSAAALAYYTLLSLFPLILFVANALPYFGLTYKGLAAYLTQAIPSNVMNWLDPVIANLLDSSSGGLLGIGAVATLWAASLGVNGLKMGFNQIYGVESSQNFIIQRLLSMLMTFTLIIVMGAILIVFAFGRQFLEWLIPLLRLNDDWLRTFNTLRWPVTITALFVIIMFLNYFLPNVKIRMWTVLPGTAFTVAGWLLIAQAFSLYMKYFGTRYLSYGTIGTFIAIMLWLNFSALVLLWGAVINALTAEYFIGRLHGSKGKVHDFVKRRVRTPHEEKEAKS; via the coding sequence ATGGCTCGCAAACAACATCAAAAAAAGCCGCCGCTGCTTTCCGCCGAACAAGAAGTCGCGATTCAATCCGGGCGTGCAGCATTGGCAGATTTGGCGTTGCCACGCCGCACCAAAATGCGGGTGTTTGTTAAACTTGCCATCAATCGGATCACCGAATCGAACATCGGCCAAAGTGCTGCTGCCTTGGCGTACTATACCTTGCTGTCCTTATTCCCATTGATTTTGTTTGTCGCCAATGCATTGCCTTATTTTGGCTTAACATACAAAGGCCTTGCTGCCTATTTGACACAGGCAATCCCATCCAATGTCATGAATTGGTTGGACCCAGTGATCGCCAATCTGTTGGATTCCAGCAGTGGCGGTTTGCTGGGAATTGGGGCGGTTGCGACTTTGTGGGCGGCCAGTTTAGGCGTGAATGGTTTGAAAATGGGCTTCAATCAAATTTACGGCGTCGAGTCATCGCAAAATTTTATTATTCAACGCTTATTATCGATGCTCATGACCTTCACACTCATCATTGTGATGGGCGCCATTCTGATTGTTTTCGCATTTGGCCGCCAGTTTCTGGAATGGCTGATCCCACTGCTTCGTCTCAACGATGACTGGCTGCGAACATTTAATACCCTACGTTGGCCAGTGACGATTACGGCGCTTTTTGTCATTATTATGTTTTTAAATTATTTTCTGCCGAACGTCAAAATCCGGATGTGGACAGTCTTACCAGGCACCGCCTTTACGGTCGCCGGTTGGCTGTTAATTGCCCAGGCGTTTTCCTTATACATGAAATATTTTGGGACACGCTATCTGTCCTATGGCACGATAGGCACCTTCATCGCGATCATGTTATGGCTTAACTTCTCCGCACTGGTGCTGTTGTGGGGCGCCGTCATCAATGCACTCACCGCTGAGTATTTCATTGGCCGACTGCATGGCAGTAAAGGCAAAGTGCATGATTTCGTCAAACGTCGCGTGCGGACACCACACGAAGAAAAAGAAGCGAAAAGCTAG